The genomic DNA ATCGAAAATCGTGGCAACGGAGTCAAAATAGCCGCGGGGAACGCTTTCCATTCCCAGCATTTTCTTTCGGCACATCACCACGCCGGCTTCCATGACATTGTGAAGTTCCCTGATATTGCCGGGCCAGCGGTAATCCATCATCGCCTTCATGAGTTCGGCGGAGATGGCTTTTATATTCCGCCCGTTCTTGGCGCAGAAATGCCGGAGGAAATGGGAGGCGAGCAACGGTATGTCTTCCTTGCGTTCCCGCAGGCTCGGCAGGCGGATGACGGTTCCCGCAAGGCGGAAGTACAGGTCTTCCCGGAAACGTTTCTCGCGCACTTCGCGCACCAGGTCCCTGTTGGTGGCGGCCAATATGCGCACGTCCACCTTGCGGGGCCTGTTCTCGCCTATCCGCTCTATCTCCTTCTCCTGCAGCACGCGCAGCAGCTTCGCCTGCAGTTGCATGGATACCTCGCCTATCTCGTCCAGCAGGATGGTTCCTCCCGACGCCGCCTCAAAGCGGCCTATCCTGTCGGCGGCCGCGCCGGTGTACGCCCCTTTCACATGGCCGAAGAGTTCGCTCTCCACCAGGTGCTCCGGCAGGGCGGCGCAGTTTATTCTCACGAATGGCCCCTTCCTGCGGAGGCTTTGCTGGCGCATTGCCGCGGCTATCAATTCCTTGCCGGTTCCGGTCTCGCCGCATATCAGCACGGTAATATCCGTCTCGGCGGCGCTGCGGATGAACTCGAACACCGTCTTGATGGCCTTGCTTTGGCCGATGATGCCGCAGAAGCTGCTGGATGGGCCGGCCTGCTCCTCCATTTGTTTCATTTCCGTAACGTCCGTGAGCGTCACCAGGAAGTAGGGGCGGCCGCCGTACTGAAACGGGAAGGAGTTGATCCGCACCCAGTAGGCGGCGCCGTCCCTGCTTATCGTCTGGGCCTCGTAGTTGGCGGGGCCGCAATGCCGCTCCGATGCGGCCGCGTGGCACATATCGCAGGTTTCCTCGCACAGGGCGGGGGTAAGGAACGAACGGCAATCCCGCCCTATCGCCTCGGCGCCGGAAAGGCCCGTTATCCTTGTCATCGCCCTGTTGAACAGCAGGACTTTCCTTGCCTCGTCGTGAATAAGCACGCCGACATCGATGGTGTCGAACGCCGCGGCGAGGAACCGGCTGTCATGTCCCACGCCGTCCGTCTGGAATTCTTGTGTGTCCGCCCCGGCGGCGGCAAGCGGTTTTATCATATTCAGCGATTATGCTAATCCATCGCCTTCCCCGCGCCTGATGATATAAATCATCATCGATTTCTCCTTCCCTATTTCAAAGGGAGCTTCTTCGTGTCGGCCCTGGTTTTTACGGAAGGGAGCAGCGGGGCCAGTTTCCCGACAACCGATTCCCCCGTGGCGCGGTAGGAAGTAAGCTTGCCGCCGATGACGGAAACAAGCTTCGTCTTATCCAGATCATCGGAATGCAGAAGCGTTTCCCTGGACCGGCTGAACGGGCTTCCGCCGCCCGAAGGCAAAACCCGCAAGCCCGCGAAAGAATCCAAAACATCCCCGGCCCCGGCCGAACGAAGACGGGGGAAATAGCGCCCCGCCGTTTCCAGCAGGTACCGGATTTCGCTTTCCAGCGGAACCGCGGCGGACGGGTCGCCGTTAAAAACGGTTTCGGTGGTTCCTATCATGGTGCTGCCCTTCCACGGCATCACGAAAACGCCGCGCCGGTCTTTCGGCGACTCGACATAATAAATTCCCCGCTCGATCTTTCCCGCCAAAACGATGTGGCTTCCCTGGACAAGCTCCACCGGAACCGTTTTTTGCGATGGAGTTATCTTCTCCAGAATCATGTTGGCCCACGGCCCGCCGGCGTTAACAAGGCATGAAGCCCTCAGCCCGGACATCTTGCCGTCCCGCTCGAACGTCACCGTCCAGCCGCCGTTTTCAAACACCGCGCCGGCGAATTTCGCGGGCATATACAGCTCCGCGCCCAATGCCATCGCCGAGGTCATCACCGCCTTGGTGAGCAGGCTGTCGTCGGTCTGGGCTTCGTGGTACTGGAAAACCGCCTGAATGCCATTGGCATCCATTCCATCGAGATGTTCCCATTCCCTTTTTGGCACCGTGATGAATCCCGAATCCCGGTTAAAGCCGGAAAGGGCGTAATACATGGAGAGTCCGGCGCGGATAAGCAGCGGGCGTCTGGACGTTTCGCGGTAAACCGGGATGAAAATCTTTTTCAGTTCAACAAGGCCGGGGGCGTTTTTCAAAAGAAGCGCGCGCTCATGCAGGCACTCTTGCACCAGCGACAGTTGCGCCGTTTCCAGGTAGCGAAGTCCGCCGTGGATAAGCTTGCTGGATTTTCCCGACGTGCCGCTTGCCAGCCCCTTCATTTCCAGAACCGCCACGGAATACCCCGCCGCGGCCGCCGCCTGCGCCGTGCCGACGCCATGTATTCCGCCGCCGATCACCGCGATGTCATAGGTTTTGGAGCTCATGTATTTCCCTTTCCCCGGTGGAAATCCAGCATTTCCCCGATCCGCATTGTTTCGATCATGTCGGCCCCCAGCCCAAGCCATTTTGTTGCGAGGGCCGGATCGGTGATTTCATACAGCGCCCACTTCCAGTTCCCTTTCCAAAGCGCGCCCGGCGCTGCGGAAATTTTTTCATGATTGCAGAACAGATAATCGGGGGATAACGACTCCGCCACTCTTCTGGACGCCTCGTTATACCGCCGCACCACCCAGCCGGTTTTTTGCCACCCCTGTCTCCGTGCTTCCACCAGCGGGGCGGTTGCAAAGGAAATGGCAATGCACCGTTCCATAACCGGCTTTATCGCTTCGATAACGGCCCTGACCATGAGCTCGGTGCCGAAACGCCCGAGGCTTTCCTCCTTAAGCTCCACGAACAGGCTAACGTCCGGGTTGTCCGACAAAAGCTTAACCATGCTTTTCAGCGGGGTTATTTCCGTCCCTTCAAACGTCCTCCCAAAACGGGAAGGCTCGCCGAAACTCAGGCGGGAAAGCTCTTCAAATGAAAGCTCCATCACCGTTCCCTTGCACCCCGCGCTTCTGGCAAGATCGGGGTCGTGATGGAGAACCGGGATATGGTCGGATGTCAGTTGGATGTCGCATTCCAGAAAAAGCGCCCCCGCCT from Nitrospinota bacterium includes the following:
- a CDS encoding sigma 54-interacting transcriptional regulator; protein product: MIKPLAAAGADTQEFQTDGVGHDSRFLAAAFDTIDVGVLIHDEARKVLLFNRAMTRITGLSGAEAIGRDCRSFLTPALCEETCDMCHAAASERHCGPANYEAQTISRDGAAYWVRINSFPFQYGGRPYFLVTLTDVTEMKQMEEQAGPSSSFCGIIGQSKAIKTVFEFIRSAAETDITVLICGETGTGKELIAAAMRQQSLRRKGPFVRINCAALPEHLVESELFGHVKGAYTGAAADRIGRFEAASGGTILLDEIGEVSMQLQAKLLRVLQEKEIERIGENRPRKVDVRILAATNRDLVREVREKRFREDLYFRLAGTVIRLPSLRERKEDIPLLASHFLRHFCAKNGRNIKAISAELMKAMMDYRWPGNIRELHNVMEAGVVMCRKKMLGMESVPRGYFDSVATIFDPPHPDGGEEERAAPIGGLTERERILSALEINRHKVSLTARSLGMSRTTFWRKLKALGIR
- a CDS encoding FAD-dependent oxidoreductase; this translates as MSSKTYDIAVIGGGIHGVGTAQAAAAAGYSVAVLEMKGLASGTSGKSSKLIHGGLRYLETAQLSLVQECLHERALLLKNAPGLVELKKIFIPVYRETSRRPLLIRAGLSMYYALSGFNRDSGFITVPKREWEHLDGMDANGIQAVFQYHEAQTDDSLLTKAVMTSAMALGAELYMPAKFAGAVFENGGWTVTFERDGKMSGLRASCLVNAGGPWANMILEKITPSQKTVPVELVQGSHIVLAGKIERGIYYVESPKDRRGVFVMPWKGSTMIGTTETVFNGDPSAAVPLESEIRYLLETAGRYFPRLRSAGAGDVLDSFAGLRVLPSGGGSPFSRSRETLLHSDDLDKTKLVSVIGGKLTSYRATGESVVGKLAPLLPSVKTRADTKKLPLK
- a CDS encoding glycerophosphodiester phosphodiesterase; protein product: MNPEASCFVAHRGYAFKYPENTLLAMAKAVEAGALFLECDIQLTSDHIPVLHHDPDLARSAGCKGTVMELSFEELSRLSFGEPSRFGRTFEGTEITPLKSMVKLLSDNPDVSLFVELKEESLGRFGTELMVRAVIEAIKPVMERCIAISFATAPLVEARRQGWQKTGWVVRRYNEASRRVAESLSPDYLFCNHEKISAAPGALWKGNWKWALYEITDPALATKWLGLGADMIETMRIGEMLDFHRGKGNT